The Leadbetterella byssophila DSM 17132 DNA window TGGATAGGTACTAATTTCGGTCTGCATTTGGTCACTAATCTGAAACCAAACGGTCCTGAACTCTTGGACTTTTCAGACCATGTCTTCTCCGTAGATCCGGATAATCCCTGGGCCATCAACTCTAACAGAGTTCACCAAGTCTGCGAAGACTCCTTCAAAAACCTCTGGTTCGCCGCATCATCCGGTGGACTTAACAAGATCAGTCTACTGGCAAAACCCTTTGGCCTCATCAATAAACTCAGCCATAAGGACATGCCGGATAATTATATCAATACCCTTTGGCCCGACCAAAATTACCTATGGATAGGCACCCGAAACGGTATGGCCCGGTACCATACAGCCACTGGTGAGTTCAGGAGTGTGCTGCACAATAAAGTTTCCGCCAGCACCACTCACATCAGCGTATCCAGCATCTATGATCCCGGTAATAATGAACTTTGGGTCTCTTCCAGAGAAAATGGGATATATATTCTAAACAAATCTAACTTAGCCCTCAAAAGACTTCCGGAAATTGAAGGTCTACGCCCATGGTCCCAAATAGAACCTCTGTGCATAAGAGAAGATGGTAAAGGGCAAATCTGGATAGCCACCTTCTATGCAGGGATTTACATTTTTGACAAATCAGGTAAGTTTATACAAGTACTCAACCCTGAAAATAGCCCCTTACCCACAGATAAAATCACCTCTTTACTCTATGACGCTCAAGAAGACGTCATGTGGGCCAGCACCCGAAATGCCGGAGTCTGTAAACTGAAATGGGGACCAAAAGGCCTGGAACTCCTTCAACATTTCCAGTTTGAAACCGGAAAAGAAAATAGCCTCAAGGTTAACTATTCCTGGCCTCTTCTGAAAGACAAAAAAGGCAGACTCTGGATAGGTACCTTAGGTGGTGGGCTACACATGATTGACAATGTAAATACCATCCATAGATATGATAAATACCTTCCGGAGTCTAATGTTGAAACCATTGTAGAAGCAGACAATGGAGAACTCTGGATAGGTGGAAGAGGTCTTTACAAATTTGATCCCGAAACCAAAACCTATCTTCACTTTGACGTGGCTGACGGCTTACAAAGTAACTCTTTCAAGATAGGTGCGGCATGCAAAGGCGCAGATGGGAAGTTATATTTCGGAGGAATCAATGGAATCTCCCATTTCTACCCCAACCTCATCTCCCGGAACCCCTACCCTCCAAAAATGCAGATCACGGGTCTTAGAATAGTGACCTACGAGGACCAAAAGCACCCTCGCGCACATCTGAGCGGTTCAGGGAAGATTACGCTATCTGACAAAGAAAATGATTTCGCCATTTCTTTTGTGGGACTCAACTTCCAAAATCCTAGAAAACAGAGATACGCCTATAAACTTGAAGGCTACCACGAAAACTGGATCCCACTTCCCCCTGGCCAGAGAATAGCAGCCTTCGCCGGATTACCTGCCGGAGAATATACCTTCAAGGTCAAAGCAGATAATGGAGATGGGATATGGTCAGAAGAAGACGCCACTTTGAACATCAAAATCCTACCGCCTTGGTATAAAACCACCTTGGCTTACCTTTCATATGCCGTCTTACTCTTCTTGGTACTGAGCTGGTACAGAAGAGTTCGCGCTAAGCAGAGAGAGCTTCAAAACAAAGTAGCTCTGGAACAAATGGAGAAACAGAAAGAAAGAGAGCTGTCAGAAATGAAACTCAACTTCTTCACGAATGTTTCCCACGAACTTCGTACTCCTTTAAGCCTGATCCTACATCCCGCAGATGATCTGGTGAAAGCCGTAGAGCCCGGTTCTGAAGCGCACGGCAAAGCCGTTTTGGTACATAAACAAGCCCATAAGCTCTTGACCCTTGTGAACCAACTCATGGATTTACGAAAAGTAGAGTCCGGAAATATGCCTATTCATCTGGAAAAGGTGGATGTCATTTCCTTCATACGTGAGATCTTCCTCATTTTCAAGATCAAGGCTGAAGAGAAGAACATACAGTATGAGTTCCTATCTGACCATACGGAATTAGTAGCTGATTTTGACATTGCTAAATTAGAAATCATCCTGACTAATCTCCTTTCCAATGCCTTCAAGTACACTCAAAGTGGAGGGCAGATCCAATTATCCGTTCAAAAGACTGAAAACCAATCTCTCTGCCTAACTTTTAAAGACAGTGGAATAGGTATCCACCCCCAGGATATCAAGAACATCTTTGAACCTTTCTACCAATCCGTTAACCGAAGCAAGATCCCAGGAACGGGAATTGGCCTTTCTCTAGTGAAGGAATTGGTACAAATGTTAGGTGGAGAAATCCTAGTAGAAAGCATACTTGGAGAAGGATCTACTTTTGCCGTAAAACTGCCTCTCCAAAACAGTCAAGACATTAGTTTTAAGAAGGATAAAGAGGAACTCCCAAGCTTCCTACCTGAAAAAGAAGCCAAAATGGATGCACACCTCCTCATCGTCGAAGATAATGCAGACCTGAGAAACTATCTCGAAGAAATCTTTGGCTCCACACTTAAAGTAAGCATGGCCACAAACGGTAAAGAAGCCTGGGATATGATCCAGAAAGATACCCCTGACGCCGTTCTAAGTGATGTCATGATGCCGGAAATGGATGGCCTAGAACTATGTTCTAAGGTTAAAAACCATCCAAAGTTCGCCCATTTACCCATAGTGCTGATTACCGCCAGAGCTGCAGCAGTACATGAACTGGAAGGCATAGAAAGCGGAGCAGATGACTATATCGTAAAACCCTTTAATCCGAAAATCCTCTTCTCTAAAGTGACCGCACTCTTACAGAACCGCAAAAAACTCAGAGAACTTTTCCAAAGGCAACTGGTCACTGAACCTAAAGAAACAGAACTGGAGGATGCAGATTTGAACTTCCTAAGAGAAGCCATGAGCATCATAGAAGTTAATCTAACCAATAAACAGTTTGGAGTTCAAAGTCTAGTACAATCCTCCGGTATGAGCCAATCCGCCTACTACCGTAAGCTAAAAAACCTCACCGGACAGAGTGTGGTGGAGTTCATCCGTGACGTACGTATGAAAAAGGCGGCCCAACT harbors:
- a CDS encoding hybrid sensor histidine kinase/response regulator — encoded protein: MKTKKFLLFSLFLINMLSYGQENFRFEHLTVNDGLAHSDAVAVLQDPKGFIWIGTNNGIDRYDGYELKNYVLPNDNSSGIYNNRITSLYQGKSGRIWATADEQSVYFYDPITDAFRPLADLLTDKTDKQLLKEISARTVVEHPNGEIYIGTRYHGLLKVKNQIQTFPFTKDGNPVAVFKLEIDEKGTLWIGTTGLGLWKLESKDKTPQRFSAWTQNNVRALYVQKGNTLWIGSDHQVARLNQKLTFLNGSFASVNCIYEDSYKRMWIGTNFGLHLVTNLKPNGPELLDFSDHVFSVDPDNPWAINSNRVHQVCEDSFKNLWFAASSGGLNKISLLAKPFGLINKLSHKDMPDNYINTLWPDQNYLWIGTRNGMARYHTATGEFRSVLHNKVSASTTHISVSSIYDPGNNELWVSSRENGIYILNKSNLALKRLPEIEGLRPWSQIEPLCIREDGKGQIWIATFYAGIYIFDKSGKFIQVLNPENSPLPTDKITSLLYDAQEDVMWASTRNAGVCKLKWGPKGLELLQHFQFETGKENSLKVNYSWPLLKDKKGRLWIGTLGGGLHMIDNVNTIHRYDKYLPESNVETIVEADNGELWIGGRGLYKFDPETKTYLHFDVADGLQSNSFKIGAACKGADGKLYFGGINGISHFYPNLISRNPYPPKMQITGLRIVTYEDQKHPRAHLSGSGKITLSDKENDFAISFVGLNFQNPRKQRYAYKLEGYHENWIPLPPGQRIAAFAGLPAGEYTFKVKADNGDGIWSEEDATLNIKILPPWYKTTLAYLSYAVLLFLVLSWYRRVRAKQRELQNKVALEQMEKQKERELSEMKLNFFTNVSHELRTPLSLILHPADDLVKAVEPGSEAHGKAVLVHKQAHKLLTLVNQLMDLRKVESGNMPIHLEKVDVISFIREIFLIFKIKAEEKNIQYEFLSDHTELVADFDIAKLEIILTNLLSNAFKYTQSGGQIQLSVQKTENQSLCLTFKDSGIGIHPQDIKNIFEPFYQSVNRSKIPGTGIGLSLVKELVQMLGGEILVESILGEGSTFAVKLPLQNSQDISFKKDKEELPSFLPEKEAKMDAHLLIVEDNADLRNYLEEIFGSTLKVSMATNGKEAWDMIQKDTPDAVLSDVMMPEMDGLELCSKVKNHPKFAHLPIVLITARAAAVHELEGIESGADDYIVKPFNPKILFSKVTALLQNRKKLRELFQRQLVTEPKETELEDADLNFLREAMSIIEVNLTNKQFGVQSLVQSSGMSQSAYYRKLKNLTGQSVVEFIRDVRMKKAAQLLTTGKFRITEVMEQVGIEDYKYFRTAFQKLYHVSPSEFAKNHVKTNV